A portion of the Sandaracinobacteroides saxicola genome contains these proteins:
- a CDS encoding DUF2274 domain-containing protein, which produces MTKLKLGPLADDRPAKLTIELPASVHRDLMAYAAALAAETGGPPCAPEKLVAPMIERFMATDRGFRRHRPKGS; this is translated from the coding sequence ATGACCAAGCTCAAACTGGGCCCGCTAGCGGACGATCGCCCTGCGAAATTGACCATTGAGCTGCCTGCCTCCGTTCACCGCGACCTCATGGCATATGCTGCGGCGTTGGCGGCGGAGACAGGTGGACCGCCTTGCGCACCGGAGAAGTTGGTTGCGCCGATGATCGAGCGTTTCATGGCCACTGATCGCGGTTTTCGCCGCCATCGTCCAAAGGGTAGCTGA